The region AGCTTCCGGCGCAGTGTGCTGACGTAGACCTCGACGATGTTCGGGTCGCCGTCGAACGCGAAGTCCCAGACGTGCTCCAGGATCCGCCCCTTGGACACCACCTCACCGGCCCGCACGACGAGTTGCTCCAGCACGGCGAACTCCTTCGCTGTGAGGGTGACTTCGTGCTCGCCGACATGGACGCGGTGGGCCGCGGTGTCGACCGTCAGCTCGCCGACCACATGGACGGGCGAGGCCCCCGCCGGCCCGCTCCGGCGCAGCAGCGCCTTCACTCGGGCGACCAGGACGACGTAGGAGAAGGGCTTGGTCAGATAGTCGTCGGCGCCGGTGTCCAGGCCCTCCGCCTCGTCGTACTCGCCGTCCTTGGCGGTGAGCATGAGGATCGGTACGTCGTGTCCGGCGGCGCGCAGGGCCGCGCAGACGCGGTAACCGTTGAGGCCGGGCAGCATGATGTCGAGGATCACCAGGTCGTACGGCGTCTCGGTGGCCCGGTGCAGGCCCTCGCGGCCGTCGTGGACGACGTCCACGGCGTATCCCTCGGCCGTCAGGCCCTTGGCGAGCGACAGGGCCAGTCGCTTCTCGTCCTCGACGATCAACAGACGCATGCGTACAGCGTCGCAAACGGAAGCTGAAGACGCCTTCAGGTGACTTCAGCCCTGCTTCAGCCGCCGTCGGGCAGCTTGGTTCTCGTCATCGGAGCGAGTCGATCGCCACGAACCGAGCAAAGAGGCAGGAACACCATGACCATGAAGCGGAACACCGTCATCGCCGCCCTCACCGCCGCCGCCCTGGCCGGTGGCACCGTAGCGGCGTTCGCGGCGAACGACGCCGGGACGGCGGCGCGGCCCGGGACGGGCACGACCGTGCGGGTCGCCGCCGACCGGGACGACGACAGGGACGACCGGAGCGACGACGCCGCGGACCGTACGGCCGTTCGCGGGAGCGGTGTCTCCGCCGCCGAGGCCGTCGCCGCCGCGCTGCGGCACACCCCGGGCACCGCCGTCTCCGCCGACCTGGAGGACGACGGCGCCGACGCCGGTACGTGGAGCGTGGACGTCGTACGGGGCGACGGCACCGAGTACGACGTGAACGTCTCCGGCGCCGGGAAGGTGCTGGGCGCGCACCGCGACGACGAGGGTGACGACGACAACGACAGCGAGGACCGCGCCGAGTCGGCCGCCCTGAAGGGCGCGAAGTTCGACGCCCACGAGGCCGCCCTCGCAGCCGCCGCGAAGGGCACCGTCACCGAGGTCGACGCGGACGACGACAACGGTGCGGTGGCCTGGAACGTGGAGACGGTGAAGGCCGGTACGACGAGTGAGTGGAGGGTGGCGCTCGACACGGGCAAGATCACCCGGGTCCACTCCGACGAGGACTGAGCAGCACTGAGAACGTTCGAGGGTCACTCGGAAAGCGGACCGTAAACGGGTGGGCGGGCGGGAAAAAAGCTCGCGACCAGCACCACCACCCCGGTCAGCGCGAAGCAGACGCCCACCGGCAAGTACCCCGCAACAACCCCCGCCCCGGCGGAGCCGACCGTGCTGCCCGCGTTGGTCGCCGTGTTGACCCACGCCCCGGCCCGGACACGCGCCTCGGACGCCACCGTCTCGTCGGCGATGAGATACGCGGTGGTGATGGCCGGGGCCACGAAGACCCCGGCCACCGTCATGGCGACCGCGAGGGTGCCGAGGCCGGGGGCGAGTCCCGCGCCGAGGAGCGCCAGGCCCAGGCCGAACGCCAGCAGGGTGAGCCGGATCCGGGCCGGCCGGCGCCACGCCACGGCCCCGTTGAGCAGCCCCCCGACGGCGCTTCCGGCGGACAGCGCGGCCAGGACCCAGGCCGCGCTCGCCGCGCCATGGCCGTGCTGCCCGGCGAACACCACGACCAGGAGGTCGAGGGAGCCGAGGCCGAGTCCGACACCGGCGACGGCGCCGACCGGACCCCGGATGCGGCGAAGTACGCGTCGGCCGCCGTCTGTCCCCCGGCCGGCCGCGCGCGCCCTGGGACGCATCCCCCGTAGCGCCGGCGAGGTCACGAAACCGGCGGTGCCCGTCGCCATCAGGGCCGCCCCGACGACGATGCCGACGGCCGGCACGGTGAACCCGGCGAGGACACCGACCAGCAACGGCCCCGACACGAACAGCAGTTCCTCGGCGACACCGTCGAGGCTGTACGCCCGCTGCAGCAGTTGCCGGTCATCGGCGAGGGTGCTCCACACGGCCCGCATGGTCGGCCCGAGCGGCGGGACGCAGGCACCCGCGAGGAGGGTGAGGGAGCCCAGCACGACCGCGGGCGTACGGGGGCGCCAGACGGCCACCGTCAGCAGCCCGAGCGCGGTGAGATGGGCGAGCAGCAGGGGGACGAGCGCCCGGCGCGGCCCGTACCGGTCGATGAGGGCGGCCCTGGCGGGCGCCAGGAGGACGACGGTGGCGCCGAAGAGCGCCATCGCGGCGCCGGCCACGGCGTAGGAGCCGGAGGCCCGGGTCACGGCGAGCATCACGGACAGCGGGACGATGCCGTAGGACAGCCTGCCGAGCAGGGCGGTGGCGAAGGTGCGGCGGGCGTACGGGATACGCAGGACGGCGGCATAGGAAGGCCGCGCCGAGGTCGCGGACATGCGAAGTTCCTCTGGGAGGCGGCGCGTTGAGCGAGCGCCGTGGCAGAAAGGGACGCCGGATCACCACGTCGACCACGCCGCGTGCGCGGGCCGGTCGCGGTGGTGTGGGGCGGCACCTATGCCAAGAGGAGGAACATGCCGGTCAACGTATCAGCGTGGCCCGGGAGTCGACCACGACCACCGTGAAATCCCGCCCGCTGCCTGTCTCTTCACTTCGCCGTTCACTTCTCCGTCAGGCCCGCGACCAGCTCGTCCGCCGCCCGGTACGGGTCCAGCTCGCCCGCCACGATCCGCTCCGCCAGGGCGCTCAGGCGCCGGTCGCCGTGGAGGTCGCCGATGCGTTCACGGAGGGTCGTGACGGCGATGGTCTCGACCTCGTGGGACGCGCGGGCGCGGCGGCGCTCGGTGAGGACGCCGTGCTCGTCCATCCACGCGCGGTGCTTCTCCAGGGCCTCCACCAGCTCGTCGACGCCCTCTTCCCTGGAGGCGACCGTCTTCACGATCGGGGGCCGCCAGTCGCCGGGCGCCCTGGCCGCGCCGAGGCCGAGCATGTGGTTCAGCTCGCGGGCGGTGGAGTCCGCGCCGTCCCGGTCCGCCTTGTTGACGACGTACACGTCGCCGATCTCGAGGATTCCCGCCTTGGCCGCCTGGACGCCGTCGCCCATCCCCGGCGCGAGGAGTACTACGCTGGTGTCGGCCTGCGCGGCGATCTCGACCTCGGACTGGCCCACGCCCACGGTCTCGACGAGGATCACGTCGCAGCCGGCCGCGTCCAGGACGCGGATCGCCTGCGGGGCCGCCCAGGCCAGTCCGCCGAGGTGGCCGCGGGTCGCCATCGAGCGGATGTAGACGCCCGGGTCCGACGCGTGGTCCGACATCCGCACCCGGTCGCCGAGCAGCGCGCCACCGGAGAACGGCGACGACGGGTCGACGGCGAGTACGCCGACCCGCCTGCCCTGGCGCCGGTACGCGGTCACCAGCGCCGAGGTCGAGGTCGACTTGCCCACGCCCGGTGATCCCGTGAGGCCGACCACGTACGCGTTGCCCGCCAGCGGGGCCAGCGCGGCCATGACCTCGCGAAGTTGCTCGGACGCCCCCTCTACCAGGGAGATCAGCCGGGCCACGGCCCGCGGCCGGCCTTCCCTGGCCTGCGCGACCAGCGTGGGGACGTCCTCCATCAAAACTCCGTTCCGATCACAGCCGTACGGCGGGCCCGCTCGCGACCGCCTACGCCTTGGGTACCCGCACGATCAGCGCGTCACCCTGGCCGCCGCCCCCGCACAGGGCCGCCGCGCCGACGCCGCCGCCGCGCCGCTTCAGTTCCAGGGCCAGGTGCAGGACGAGCCGTGCGCCGGACATGCCGATCGGGTGGCCCAGGGCGATCGCGCCGCCGTTGACGTTCACCCGATCAGTGGACACCCCGAGGTCCTTGATTGACTGGACCGCGACCGCCGCGAAGGCCTCGTTGATCTCGATCAGGTCAAGATCCTCGACGCCCAGGCCCTCCTTCTTGAGGGCGTGCAGGATCGCGTTGGAGGGCTGGGACTGGAGGGAGTTGTCCGGGCCCGCCACATTGCCGTGGGCGCCGATCTCCGCGATCCACTCCAGACCGAGTTCCTCGGCCTTCGCCCTGCTCATGACGACCACGGCCGCCGCGCCGTCCGAGATCTGTGACGACGTGCCCGCGGTGATCGTGCCGTCCTTCGTGAAGGCCGGGCGCAGCTTGCCGAGGGACTCCGTCGTCGTCTCCGCCCGGATACCCTCGTCCTGGCTGAAAACGATCGGTTCGCCCTTGCGCTGCGGGATCTCGACCGGGGTGATCTCCGCCTCGAAGACGCCGTTCTTCTGGGCCGCCGCCGCGCGCTGGTGGGAGAGGGCGCCGATCTCGTCCTGCTCGGGGCGCAGCAGGCCCAGACGGGTGTTGTGCTTCTCCGTCGACTCGCCCATGGCGATGTTCTCGAAGGCGTCGGTCAGCCCGTCGTACGCCATCGCGTCGAGCATCTCGATCGCGCCGTACTTGAAGCCCTCACGGGACTTGGGGAGCAGGTGGGGGGCGTTCGTCATGGACTCCTGGCCGCCTGCCACGACGATGTCGAACTCGCCGGCACGGATCAGCTGGTCGGCGAGCGCGATCGCGTCCAGGCCCGAGAGACACACCTTGTTGATGGTCAGCGCCGGGACGTTCATCGGGATGCCGGCCTTGACCGCGGCCTGGCGGGCCGGGATCTGGCCCGCGCCGGCCTGGAGGACCTGGCCCATGATCACGTACTGCACCTGGTCGCCACTGATTCCCGCACGGTCGAGGGCGGCCTTGATCGCGAAGCCACCGAGGTCGGCTCCGGAGAAGGTCTTCAGCGAGCCCAGCAACCGTCCCATGGGCGTGCGCGCGCCCGCGACGATCACCGAGGTACTGCTGTTCGTTCCTGACATGAGGTGCGATCCCCTTTCAGCTGCACAGCTGAGGAGTGTGTGAACGAGTTGGGGGGTCTGGGGGATCCCCCCAGATGAGGGTGCACTTGAATGTACTGAGCGGTAGCTCCTCCGTCATCGGGCCGTCGGTGTGATGGCGCGCACGTTGCGTAACCACCTCGGGCGCGCTGCACTGACTCCATGTTGACGCGAATCGACCACATCGGGATCGCCTGTTTCGACCTCGACAAGACCGTCGAGTTCTACCGGGCCACGTACGGCTTCGAGGTGTTCCACTCCGAGGTCAACGAGGAGCAGGGCGTCCGCGAGGCCATGTTGAAGATCAACGACGCCGGCGACGGCGGCGCCTCGTTCCTCCAGCTCCTGGAGCCGACCCGGGAGGACTCGGCCGTGGGCAAGTGGCTGGCCAAGAACGGGGAGGGAGTGCACCACATCGCCTTCGGTACGGCGGATGTGGACACCGAGGCCGCGGACATCCGCGAGAAGGGCGTACGCGTTCTGTACGAGGAGCCGCGGCGCGGCTCCATGGGGTCGCGGATCACCTTCCTGCACCCGAAGGATTGCCACGGAGTACTGACAGAACTGGTCACTTCGGCGGCTGTTGAGTCACCTGAGCACTGACCCTCGTACATATGGGCCGGTAGGGTTGGGGACGGCCGCTGCCGTGTTGTCGGGAAGCGGCCCGGGTCCTGGTGTGTTGCGGTGCGGGATCCGAGGGCCGGGGTACAGGTTTCGGGGGGCGAGGGCGAGGGCGGGAGTCCGTGCTTCGCCGTTGATCTGACACCATTCCCCGGGAGCCCCGTTCGGCGGATGGACGTGGCTCGTTCGGAGAAGGTTGCGACCAGGGACGGATGGGACCGCGCAGTGCGGGGCTACGAACGCCAGGAGCGAGAGCCGGCGGCTGACGTCGACCACCTCTCTCGGTTCGAGGCCGAGATGGAGCGGCTGAAGACCGAGCGGGAAAAGGCGATTCAGCACGCCGAGGACCTCGGCTACCAGGTTGAGGTGCTGCGCGCCAAGCTTCACGAGGCGCGCCGAACCCTCATGTCCCGGCCCGCCTATGACGGCGGTGACATCGGATATCAGGCCGAGCAGTTGCTCCGCAACGCGCAGGTCCAGGCGGATCAGCTCCGCCAGGACGCCGAGCGCGAGATCTCCCAGGCGCGCGCCCAGACGCAGCGCATCCTGCAGGAGCACGCCGAGCAGGCGGCCCGGTTGCAGGCCGAGCTGCACCAGGAGGCGGTCACCCGTCGCCAGCAGCTCGATCAGGAGCTTTCCGAGCGGCGCCAGACCGTCGAGTCGCACGTCAACGAGAACGTGGCGTGGGCCGAGCAGCTGCGGGCCCGCAGCGAGTCCCAGGCGCGCCGGCTCGTCGACGAGTCGCGGGCCGAGGCCGAGCAGGCGCTGGCCGCCGCGCGCGCCGAGGCCGAGCGGGTCGCCACCGAGGCCAGGCAGCGGCTGCAGAGCGAGGGCGAGTCCGCCCGCGCGGAGGCCGACCAGCTGCTGCGCCGGGCCCGCGCCGAGGCCGAGCGCCTCCTGAACAGCGCGACCTCCGAGGCCCGCGAGGCCGCCGACCACGCCGAGCAGCTGCGCAGCTCCACGGTGACCGAGTCGGACAGCGCCCGCCGGCAGGCCACCGAGCTGAGCCGCGCCGCCGAGCAGCGGATGCAGGAGGCCGAGACCGCGCTGCGCGAGGCACGCGCCGAGGCGGAGAAGGTCGTCACCGAGGCGAAGGAGGCCGCCGCCAAGACGACCGCCGGCGCCGAGTCCGCCAACGAGCAGCGCACCCGTACGGCGAAGGAGCAGGTCGCCCGGCTGGTCACCGAGGCCAGCCAGGAGGCCGAGGCCACCAAGGCGTCCGCCGAGGAGGTCGTCGCCGACGCCAAGGCCAAGGCCGAGAAGATCGTCGCGGAGGCCGAGGAGACCGCCCGCAGTCTCACCGCCGAGGAGACCGCCTCCCAACTCGCCAAGGCGGCCCGCACCGCCGAGGACGTCCTCAACAAGGCGTCCGAGGAAGCGAAGTCGACCACCAAGGCGGCCACCGAGGAGGCCGAGCGCATCCGCGCCGAGGCCGAGGCCGAGGCGGACCGGCTGCGCGCCGAGGCGCACGACATCGCCGAGCAGCTCAAGGGCACGGCGAAGGACGACACCAAGGAGTACCGCGCCAAGACGGTCGAGCTCCAGGAGGAGGCCCGGCGGCTGCGCGGCGAGGCCGAGCAGCTGCGCGCCGACGCGGTCGCGGAGGGCGAGCGCATCCGCGCGGAGGCGCGCCGCGAGGCCGTCCAGCAGATCGAGGAGGCGGCCAGGACCGCCGAGGACCTGCTCGCCAAGGCGAAGGCGGACGCGGACGAGCTGCGCCAGATCGCCCAGACGGACAGCGAGAAGGTCCGTACGGAGGCCATCGAACGCGCGACGACACTGCGCCGGCAGGCCGAGGAGACGCTGGAGCGCACCCGCAAGGAGGCCGAGCGGCACCGCGCGGAGGCCGTCGAGCAGGCCGAGGGCATCACGGCGGGCGCCGAGCAGGCCGCGCGCGAGCTGCGCGAGGAGACCGAGCGGGCCATAGAGACGCGCCGCGACGAGGCGTCCGCCGAGCTCACCCGGCTGCACTCGGAGGCCGAGGACCGCCTCACCGCCGCCGAGGAGGCGCTCACCGACGCCCGCGCGGAGGCCGACCGGGTCCGCCGCGAGGGGTCCGAGGAGGCGGAGCGGCTGCGTTCCGAGGCCGCCGAGCGCGTCCGCAGTCTCCAGGCGCAGGCCGACGCGGAGATCCAGCGGCTGCGCGACGAGGCAGCGGCGGACGCGGCGGCGTCCCGGGCGGAGGGCGAGGCCATCGCCGTACGCCTGCGGTCCGAGGCGGTCGCCGAGGCCGAGCGGCTGAAGACGGAGGCCCAGGACACCGCCGACCGGGTACGGACGGAGGCGCAGGCCGCCGCCGAGCGGCTGGCGACGGAGGCGTCGGAGACGCTGGCCGCCGCGCAGGAGGAGGCCGCCCGGCGGCGCCGCGAGGCCGAGGAGACCCTCGGTTCCGCCCGTCAGGAGGCCGACCAGGAGCGTGAGCGGGCCCGCGAGCAGAGCGAGGAGCTGCTGGCGTCGGCGCGCAGGCGTGTGGAGGACGCCCAGGCGGAGGCCGTACGGCTGGTCGAGGAGGCGGACCGGCGCGCCAACGAGATGGTGTCGGCGGCCGAGCAGCACGCCCAGCAGGTGCGGGAGTCGGTGTCCGGGCTGCACGAGCAGGCCCAGGAGGAGATCCAGGGGCTGCGGTCAGCGGCCGAGCACGTCGCGGACCGGATGCGCCGCGAGGCGCAGGAGGAGTCGGACCGGGTCCGCGCGGACGCCTACTCCGAGCGGGAGCGGGCCTCCGAGGACGCGAGCCGGGTGCGGCGCGAGGCGGCGGAGGCGTCGGAGCACGCCAAGTCGCTCGCCGAGCGCACGGTGGGCGACGCCATCGCCGAGGCGGAGCGGCTGCGTCAGGAAGCCGCCGCGCACGCCCAGCGGGTGCGTACGGAGGCGTCGGACACCATCGCGGGCGCCGAGCAGGACGCGGCGCGCAGCCGTGCGGAGGCCCGCGAGGACGCGAACCGGATCCGTTCGGACGCGGCGACGCAGGCCGACACGCTGATCACCGAGGTGACGGCGGAGGCGGAGCGGCTCACCGAGGAGACCAACGCCGAGGCGGAGCGGGTCCGGGCCGAGTCCGTGGCCAAGGCCGACCAGCTGCTCTCCGAGGCGACCGGGGAGGCGGAGCGGCTGCGGGCCGAGGCCGCCGACACGGTCGGTTCGGCGCAGCAGCACGCGGAGCGCGTCCGTGCCGAGTCGGAGCGGGTCAAGGCCGAGGCGGCGGCGGAGGCCGACCGGCTCATGTCGACCGCGCGCGACGAGGCCGACACCACGCTGGACGAGGCCCGCAAGGAGGCCAACAAGCGGCGCTCCGAGGCGGCCGAGCAGGTCGACACCCTCATCACGGAGACGGCCGCCGAGGTCGACAAGCTGCTGTCGGAGTCGCAGCAGGCCGCGCAGAAGACGACCGCGGAGGCGGAGGCGCAGGCCGACTCGATGGTGGGCGCGGCCCGCACCGAGGCCGACCGGCTGGTGGGACAGGCGACGGCGCGGGGCAACGCGACGGTGGAGAAGGCCCGTGCGGACGCGGACGAGCTGCTTGTCGGCGCGCGTCGGGACGCCACCGCCATAAGGGAGCGCGCGGAGGAGCTGCGCGACCGCATCACGGCCGAGATCGAGAGCCTGCACGAGCGGGCCCGCCGTGAGGCCGCCGAGACCATGAGGTCAACCGGCGACCGCTGCGACGCGCTGATCACGGCCGCCGAGGAGCAGCTCGTCAAGGCGGAGACGAAGGCCCGGGACCTGGTCTCGGAGGCCAACTCCGAGGCGGGCAAGGTCCGGATCGCCGCCGTCAAGAAGGCCGAGGGGCTCCTGAAGGAGGCCGAGCAGAAGAAGTCCTCGCTGATCCGGGAGGCCGAGGAACTGCGGGCCGAGGCGATCCGCGAGGCGAAGGCCACGGTCGAGGAGGGCAAGCGCGAGCTCGAGATCCTCGTCCGGCGCCGGGAGGACATTCAGGCGGAGATCTCCCGTGTCCAGGACGTCCTGGAAGCGTTGGAGTCTTTTGAGGCCCCGTCGGTGACCAAGGACGGCGGCGTCAAGGCGGGCGCTGCCGTCGGCGTAACTCGATCGGGTGGCAAGTCGTCAGAGAGCTAGCGCGGAGGGCCCCTTGAGGGTTAAGGCGGAGGGTGCGCTGTGTGCACTCTGTGGGGCTTTCTGGCGTCTTTGACCAATTCTTTGGCAAGCAGTCCGCCGGTTAGCCACTCAAAAGGGGTCTCATTCTCCATATCAATCGGGTGACTGCTCGATGACACGCCGCTTGGACCCCTAGGATTCCCCCTATCACCTCACCGGTCTCATTCGACAGGAACCCCATGAGCGACACTTCCCCCTACGGCTTCGAGCTTGTGCGGCGTGGGTACGACCGCGCTCAGGTGGACGAACGCATCTCGAAGCTCGTCTCCGACCGTGACAGCGCTCTGGCCCGCATCACTGCTCTGGAAAAGCGCATCGAGGAGCTCCACCTCGAAACGCAGAACGCCCAGGCCCAGGTCAGCGACGCAGAGCCGTCGTACGCCGGTCTCGGCGCGCGCGTCGAGAAGATCCTTCGTCTCGCCGAGGAGGAGGCGAAGGACCTGCGCGAGGAGGCCCGTCGCGCGGCCGAGCAGCACCGCGAGCTCGCCGAGTCGGCGGCCCAGCAGGTGCGCAACGACGCAGAATCGTTCGCTGCGGACCGCAAGTCCAAGGCGGAGGACGAGGGCGTCCGGATCGTCGAGAAGGCCAAGAGCGACGCCTCGCAGCTCCGTCAGGAGGCTACGAAGGACGCGCAGTCCAAGCGTGAGGAGGCGGACGCCCTCTTCGAGGAGACCCGCGCCAAGGCCGCCCAGGCCGCCGCGGACTTCGAGACGAACCTCGCCAAGCGCCGTGAGCAGTCGGAGCGCGACCTCGCGTCCCGTCAGGCCAAGGCCGAGAAGCGCCTCGCGGAGATCGAGCACCGCGCGGAGCAGCTCCGCCTGGAGGCCGAGAAGCTGCGCACGGACGCCGAGCGCCGCGCCCGCCAGACCGTCGAGACGGCCCAGCGCCAGGCCGAGGACATCGTGGCCGACGCGAACGCCAAGGCCGACCGGATCCGTTCGGAATCGGAGCGCGAGCTGGCGGCTCTCACCAACCGCCGCGACTCGATCAACGCCCAGCTGACGAACGTCCGCGAGATGCTCGCCACCCTGACAGGAGCCGCGGTCGCCGCCGCCAGCGCCCCGGTCACGGACGACGAGCCCATCACCCGCGGAGTCCCGGCCCAGCAGTCCCGGTAAGCAGGTGAAGGCGGATGCCCGCACCCCTCGACGAGGGGTGCGGGCATCCGCCTTAGGGGCGCGGGGAACTGCGCGACAAGCCACGACGGCGCGGCACACACCCACCGTCGATCACCCCCCAAAAAACGAACCCCGGTCACCGATACTCGCCGCCCACCGGATCCCCCGCCCGGCGAAG is a window of Streptomyces sp. B21-083 DNA encoding:
- a CDS encoding acetyl-CoA C-acetyltransferase, which encodes MSGTNSSTSVIVAGARTPMGRLLGSLKTFSGADLGGFAIKAALDRAGISGDQVQYVIMGQVLQAGAGQIPARQAAVKAGIPMNVPALTINKVCLSGLDAIALADQLIRAGEFDIVVAGGQESMTNAPHLLPKSREGFKYGAIEMLDAMAYDGLTDAFENIAMGESTEKHNTRLGLLRPEQDEIGALSHQRAAAAQKNGVFEAEITPVEIPQRKGEPIVFSQDEGIRAETTTESLGKLRPAFTKDGTITAGTSSQISDGAAAVVVMSRAKAEELGLEWIAEIGAHGNVAGPDNSLQSQPSNAILHALKKEGLGVEDLDLIEINEAFAAVAVQSIKDLGVSTDRVNVNGGAIALGHPIGMSGARLVLHLALELKRRGGGVGAAALCGGGGQGDALIVRVPKA
- a CDS encoding response regulator transcription factor, which codes for MRLLIVEDEKRLALSLAKGLTAEGYAVDVVHDGREGLHRATETPYDLVILDIMLPGLNGYRVCAALRAAGHDVPILMLTAKDGEYDEAEGLDTGADDYLTKPFSYVVLVARVKALLRRSGPAGASPVHVVGELTVDTAAHRVHVGEHEVTLTAKEFAVLEQLVVRAGEVVSKGRILEHVWDFAFDGDPNIVEVYVSTLRRKLGAPLIRTVRGAGYRLEVPR
- a CDS encoding PepSY domain-containing protein; protein product: MKRNTVIAALTAAALAGGTVAAFAANDAGTAARPGTGTTVRVAADRDDDRDDRSDDAADRTAVRGSGVSAAEAVAAALRHTPGTAVSADLEDDGADAGTWSVDVVRGDGTEYDVNVSGAGKVLGAHRDDEGDDDNDSEDRAESAALKGAKFDAHEAALAAAAKGTVTEVDADDDNGAVAWNVETVKAGTTSEWRVALDTGKITRVHSDED
- the scy gene encoding polarized growth protein Scy, with product MRGYERQEREPAADVDHLSRFEAEMERLKTEREKAIQHAEDLGYQVEVLRAKLHEARRTLMSRPAYDGGDIGYQAEQLLRNAQVQADQLRQDAEREISQARAQTQRILQEHAEQAARLQAELHQEAVTRRQQLDQELSERRQTVESHVNENVAWAEQLRARSESQARRLVDESRAEAEQALAAARAEAERVATEARQRLQSEGESARAEADQLLRRARAEAERLLNSATSEAREAADHAEQLRSSTVTESDSARRQATELSRAAEQRMQEAETALREARAEAEKVVTEAKEAAAKTTAGAESANEQRTRTAKEQVARLVTEASQEAEATKASAEEVVADAKAKAEKIVAEAEETARSLTAEETASQLAKAARTAEDVLNKASEEAKSTTKAATEEAERIRAEAEAEADRLRAEAHDIAEQLKGTAKDDTKEYRAKTVELQEEARRLRGEAEQLRADAVAEGERIRAEARREAVQQIEEAARTAEDLLAKAKADADELRQIAQTDSEKVRTEAIERATTLRRQAEETLERTRKEAERHRAEAVEQAEGITAGAEQAARELREETERAIETRRDEASAELTRLHSEAEDRLTAAEEALTDARAEADRVRREGSEEAERLRSEAAERVRSLQAQADAEIQRLRDEAAADAAASRAEGEAIAVRLRSEAVAEAERLKTEAQDTADRVRTEAQAAAERLATEASETLAAAQEEAARRRREAEETLGSARQEADQERERAREQSEELLASARRRVEDAQAEAVRLVEEADRRANEMVSAAEQHAQQVRESVSGLHEQAQEEIQGLRSAAEHVADRMRREAQEESDRVRADAYSERERASEDASRVRREAAEASEHAKSLAERTVGDAIAEAERLRQEAAAHAQRVRTEASDTIAGAEQDAARSRAEAREDANRIRSDAATQADTLITEVTAEAERLTEETNAEAERVRAESVAKADQLLSEATGEAERLRAEAADTVGSAQQHAERVRAESERVKAEAAAEADRLMSTARDEADTTLDEARKEANKRRSEAAEQVDTLITETAAEVDKLLSESQQAAQKTTAEAEAQADSMVGAARTEADRLVGQATARGNATVEKARADADELLVGARRDATAIRERAEELRDRITAEIESLHERARREAAETMRSTGDRCDALITAAEEQLVKAETKARDLVSEANSEAGKVRIAAVKKAEGLLKEAEQKKSSLIREAEELRAEAIREAKATVEEGKRELEILVRRREDIQAEISRVQDVLEALESFEAPSVTKDGGVKAGAAVGVTRSGGKSSES
- the mce gene encoding methylmalonyl-CoA epimerase; translated protein: MLTRIDHIGIACFDLDKTVEFYRATYGFEVFHSEVNEEQGVREAMLKINDAGDGGASFLQLLEPTREDSAVGKWLAKNGEGVHHIAFGTADVDTEAADIREKGVRVLYEEPRRGSMGSRITFLHPKDCHGVLTELVTSAAVESPEH
- the meaB gene encoding methylmalonyl Co-A mutase-associated GTPase MeaB, coding for MEDVPTLVAQAREGRPRAVARLISLVEGASEQLREVMAALAPLAGNAYVVGLTGSPGVGKSTSTSALVTAYRRQGRRVGVLAVDPSSPFSGGALLGDRVRMSDHASDPGVYIRSMATRGHLGGLAWAAPQAIRVLDAAGCDVILVETVGVGQSEVEIAAQADTSVVLLAPGMGDGVQAAKAGILEIGDVYVVNKADRDGADSTARELNHMLGLGAARAPGDWRPPIVKTVASREEGVDELVEALEKHRAWMDEHGVLTERRRARASHEVETIAVTTLRERIGDLHGDRRLSALAERIVAGELDPYRAADELVAGLTEK
- a CDS encoding MFS transporter, translating into MSATSARPSYAAVLRIPYARRTFATALLGRLSYGIVPLSVMLAVTRASGSYAVAGAAMALFGATVVLLAPARAALIDRYGPRRALVPLLLAHLTALGLLTVAVWRPRTPAVVLGSLTLLAGACVPPLGPTMRAVWSTLADDRQLLQRAYSLDGVAEELLFVSGPLLVGVLAGFTVPAVGIVVGAALMATGTAGFVTSPALRGMRPRARAAGRGTDGGRRVLRRIRGPVGAVAGVGLGLGSLDLLVVVFAGQHGHGAASAAWVLAALSAGSAVGGLLNGAVAWRRPARIRLTLLAFGLGLALLGAGLAPGLGTLAVAMTVAGVFVAPAITTAYLIADETVASEARVRAGAWVNTATNAGSTVGSAGAGVVAGYLPVGVCFALTGVVVLVASFFPARPPVYGPLSE